From the genome of Vicia villosa cultivar HV-30 ecotype Madison, WI linkage group LG2, Vvil1.0, whole genome shotgun sequence, one region includes:
- the LOC131648619 gene encoding putative U-box domain-containing protein 50, with protein MDSTQTEKIYVAVGYDVLDGFQTLDWALKKWNSHPNISIIILHVKYNPSNDHVYTLLGKLPAKGACEEKLERIRNYEQNIINNLLSKYIAICDKVPAETFEVEKFDKPMQNLTIDLILGLGITKLVIGFSFMRPSMKSKDAMNGLFYVHQHKPDFCELFIICGGKQVSPRVKNDEITMEDDSGDKVAKMRDYKTNIKDCIARIFCDKTIDSNQGCSSSSRSSTSSESQIDQNEWEFYIREIDNYFQELLSLNTDEGVCGQYNDDDSYFSPIEPFVQQLKNSDNKSGAEKFKILTDKLNEAYNTIQMKRKEEKENLERHAKAEWAIYISNLREEELEYLISEEMARKEELKKELNTEKEQIQKIRTNIEHNDQSLSSMEELQLELQSKLHDSALEISECETEFENVMAERTKMLMEIEELSRQRDVLNKRIMFFKENDGKKICNKLKDKSCCLEEYTEEEIIIATNNFSEYLRLKSGRDWSNVYRGNINNSNVAIKMIDSTLALSQQDFQTKLVSLGDIRHPHLVAVLGFCSDPKCLVFEYMDNGALEEALLCKTRRAISYQDCIRIAIEVCSGIGFLNTYQPRSIIHCHISASNILLDKNLVAKVAGFEFHGCNDECNVESDMKAIGALLLHLLTGRGNWVTIDTEAFFDEIGDEWPFDVAREVLDLAIRLISNEEISITRVMKELDTIKGKGCDSIKVPNIFLCPILQKTMRNPHIAADGYSYELEAIEEWLDSGNEISPKSLRLDNTLLFPNHNLRSLIQYWHSNRSATKKRIIY; from the exons ATGGATTCTACTCAAACAGAAAAAATATATGTTGCAGTTGGCTATGATGTGCTAGATGGATTTCAAACATTGGATTGGGCTCTCAAAAAATGGAATTCTCATCCAAATATTTCTATAATCATCTTACATGTCAAATACAACCCTTCCAACGATCATGTTTATACACTCC TTGGAAAACTCCCTGCTAAAGGTGCATGCGAAGAAAAACTAGAACGGATAAGGAACTATGAGCAAAACATTATCAATAACTTGCTTTCCAAGTATATAGCTATATGTGACAAA GTTCCTGCTGAAACATTTGAGGTTGAGAAATTTGATAAACCAATGCAAAATCTCACTATAGATTTGATCCTTGGTCTTGGAATAACCAAATTGGTCATTGGATTTTCATTCATGAGACCTTCCAT GAAATCGAAAGACGCCATGAACGGATTATTCTACGTTCATCAGCACAAGCCGGATTTCTGTGAATTGTTCATTATCTGTGGAGGGAAACAAGTTTCTCCGAGAGTGAAAAACGATGAGATAACCATGGAGGACGATAGCGGCGACAAGGTTGCCAAAATGAGAGATTATAAGACGAATATTAAAGATTGTATAGCGAGAATTTTCTGTGATAAAACTATTGATTCCAACCAAGGGTGTTCTAGTTCTAGCAGATCATCGACAAGTTCGGAGTCTCAGATTGATCAAAACGAGTGGGAATTTTATATCCGAGAAATCGATAATTATTTTCAAGAGTTACTGTCGTTAAACACGGACGAAGGAGTTTGTGGACAATACAATGATGATGATTCTTACTTTAGTCCAATTGAGCCATTTGTCCAACAACTTAAAAATTCTGATAATAAG AGTGGGGCAGAGAAATTTAAGATCTTGACGGATAAACTGAATGAAGCTTATAATACAATCCAAAtgaagagaaaagaagaaaaggagaATTTGGAGAGGCATGCAAAGGCTGAATGGGCTATTTATATATCCAATCTTCGG GAAGAAGAACTTGAATATCTAATAAGTGAAGAAATGGCAAGAAAGGAAGAGCTAAAGAAGGAACTAAATACAGAAAAAGAACAAATTCAAAAAATCAGAACGAATATTGAACATAACGATCAAAGTCTTAGCTCGATGGAAGAGCTACAACTGGAGCTTCAAAGTAAACTTCATGATTCCGCATTGGAAATTTCAGAATGTGAAACCGAATTCGAGAACGTAATGGCTGAAAGAACAAAGATGTTAATGGAAATAGAGGAGTTAAGTAGACAAAGAGATGTGTTGAACAAAAGGATTATGTTTTTCAAAGAAAATGATGGCAAGAAAATATGCAATAAGCTAAAAGATAAGAGTTGTTGTTTAGAAGAGTACACAGAGGAAGAGATCATCATAGCTACCAACAATTTTTCGGAATACTTGAGGTTGAAATCTGGTAGAGATTGGAGTAATGTTTATAGAGGAAACATTAATAATTCTAATGTTGCAATCAAGATGATTGATTCTACTCTTGCCTTGTCCCAACAAGATTTCCAAACTAAG TTGGTTTCTCTTGGTGATATTCGGCATCCTCATCTGGTTGCTGTATTGGGCTTCTGTTCGGACCCGAAATGCTTAGTTTTCGAATACATGGACAACGGCGCCTTGGAAGAAGCCCTACTTTGCAAGACAAGAAGGGCCATAAGCTATCAAGATTGTATAAGGATAGCCATAGAAGTTTGTTCAGGGATAGGCTTTCTCAACACATATCAGCCCAGGTCCATCATACACTGTCACATTTCTGCATCCAACATCCTCCTAGACAAAAACCTTGTTGCAAAGGTGGCAGGGTTCGAGTTTCATGGCTGCAACGATGAATGTAATGTTGAGTCGGATATGAAGGCAATAGGGGCTTTGTTGCTGCATCTATTGACTGGAAGAGGAAATTGGGTGACAATCGATACAGAAGCATTTTTCGATGAGATTGGTGATGAATGGCCATTTGATGTTGCAAGAGAAGTTTTGGACTTAGCAATAAGGCTCATTTCAAATGAAGAAATAAGCATAACAAGAGTTATGAAAGAACTCGATACGATCAAAGGAAAGGGTTGTGACTCCATTAAAGTTCCTAACATTTTCCTTTGTCCAATCCTTCAG AAAACAATGAGGAATCCGCACATTGCAGCAGATGGATATTCATATGAGCTAGAAGCAATAGAAGAGTGGTTGGATTCTGGAAATGAAATATCGCCTAAAAGCTTGAGGCTCGACAACACGCTACTTTTCCCTAATCATAACCTTCGTTCTCTAATACAGTACTGGCATAGTAACAGATCAGCTACAAAAAAACGAATTATCTATTAA